From a single Rosa rugosa chromosome 7, drRosRugo1.1, whole genome shotgun sequence genomic region:
- the LOC133721415 gene encoding probable F-box protein At2g36090: MARSSHQPPSTTVDEDSSASISAVHPDIIQTHILTRLDGPTLASAACTSSQLHALASDHSIWANICHSTWPSTTTPRLRQVISTFPDGAFSFFSDSFPLLANLDSAAAAADHHDSPTELISAVDIYHGEKLIFSKVVETETVSGWFTCSPFRIDLLDPKDVVPTPVKYPVGQEADTCRDLGEELRLSWILIDLVGRRAMNLSSHTAVSVQRHWLSGEVHARFASILPGQRGTASEFVQCGIVVTCGAGSEGGELQVREVSLQVEDMDGMHLNGKDGLVILQRGLEGRKGRKGRRGEEGRRRYGDYLERKRERKEKKMRTEGTLDTLCVTFGVLGFFLFWLFILCR, from the coding sequence ATGGCTCGCTCCTCCCACCAACCTCCGTCAACCACCGTCGATGAAGATTCCTCCGCTTCGATCTCCGCTGTCCATCCCGACATAATTCAAACTCACATCCTCACCCGCCTCGACGGCCCCACTCTCGCCTCCGCCGCCTGCACCTCCTCCCAGCTCCACGCCCTCGCCTCCGACCACAGCATCTGGGCCAACATCTGCCACTCCACGTGGCCCTCCACCACAACGCCACGTCTCCGCCAAGTCATCTCCACCTTCCCCGACGGcgccttctctttcttctccgaCTCCTTCCCGCTTCTCGCCAACTTAgactccgccgccgccgccgcagaTCATCACGACAGTCCGACTGAGCTAATCTCCGCCGTCGATATCTACCACGGTGAAAAGCTCATCTTCAGCAAGGTGGTGGAGACGGAGACTGTGAGCGGATGGTTTACGTGCTCGCCGTTCCGGATTGACCTGCTGGACCCCAAGGACGTGGTTCCGACGCCGGTGAAGTACCCGGTGGGGCAGGAGGCCGACACGTGTCGCGATCTGGGGGAGGAACTGAGGCTGAGCTGGATTCTGATCGACCTGGTGGGACGGCGCGCCATGAACCTCTCGAGCCACACGGCGGTTTCGGTGCAGCGGCACTGGCTGAGCGGTGAGGTGCACGCGCGGTTCGCGTCGATTCTTCCCGGCCAGAGAGGGACGGCGTCGGAGTTCGTGCAGTGCGGTATCGTGGTGACGTGCGGCGCTGGGTCGGAGGGAGGGGAGTTGCAGGTGAGGGAGGTGAGCCTGCAGGTGGAGGACATGGACGGAATGCATTTGAACGGGAAGGACGGTTTGGTAATTTTGCAGAGGGGGTTGGAGGGCAGAAAGGGGAGGAAGGGGAGGAGAGGGGAGGAGGGAAGGAGGAGATACGGAGACTACTTGGAGAGGAAGAGGGaaaggaaggagaagaagatgaggacAGAAGGGACATTAGACACTTTGTGTGTCACTTTTGGCGTATTGgggtttttccttttttggttaTTTATTTTGTGCAGATGA